A DNA window from Anastrepha ludens isolate Willacy chromosome 6, idAnaLude1.1, whole genome shotgun sequence contains the following coding sequences:
- the LOC128867135 gene encoding uncharacterized protein LOC128867135, with translation MEDSEHISVLMEGSEIPPAATIGEADKPSNDTATRIGSTFTAGSAPYCHASTPTTHPSTFTVPGVNNASMITSVHGTQPHYMVYSTSAPLFQTAAVNAFTSTCGPGIANGAIPNLTSAVMPCSALTYPTFGNTFRPFCSQTNMHSRVAPPPNTSVFMQPNIMSSCNQTRDPSYNVFSQYSTSDVNLTPTQISSRQVITKDLPTFSGRPEDWPLFITNYEQSTERCGFTDQENLIRLQKCLKGPALEAVRGRLMMPATVGLAINTLRMLYGRPDIIHQTMQMKLRQEPAVRADKWETLIAFSLAVQNYRATIQAVGLADYLNDPVLLNDLIAKLPSDLRLNWGGYRMSLSRVDIAVFDDWLFGLAACASQVTRCEPSTTTAAFENIEVKKGRNSHKARILVHEVIGKNAEVNAKVTICPKCGANHKLSDCAEFTALSRSDRWLFVREKKLCLRCFNSHYVRRCNLKNRCGVDGCQMAHNALLHTPVPVKSNVGHEQTALYHERHSGSPKVKQNSLFRYVAVTVRSASKSVDTYALIDEGASCTLIENELADYLELDGPSEALCLRWTNEITQSENNSKFVSFEIASTQLGSPNYLLRGVRTIARLGLPVQTLDRDTMEKHAHLRGLPILPYNGARARILIGVDNAKVCVPIEVKESSTSNLIAARCRLGWTVYGRDTSEHAVMPRVLHICSCDPTSKDRMDEQMKAYFAIDAIGVYAPAKPLRSKDDERALQLMEKFTKFLPTEKRWETRLLWKQDVVDLPDSLPMARRRLMCLEAKMKRDPELHRFIVDKIDNYKKKGYIRKLESLETSIGGRSWYLPIFTVLNVNKNKTRLVWDAAAKAGNTALNNMLLKGPDQLNSMMGILLRFRERPFAICGDLREMFHQIKVTKEDQVAQKFLWRDGESNRQPDVYVMCVLTFGASCCPSLANYVKNQNAQRFSENYPEAVQAIINNTFVDDWLQSADNEEELSRLATVVRWIHNEGGFEMRNWVSNSKKTLTALSANSTLLSRCFEEPEAIIEKVLGMWWLPASDELTFVEKFPKEVFDEHTFPSKRQVLRTIMKIFDPLGLLGYVIIQAKIILQDIWRSGVNWDEPIREDDRSNWWNWLKRISSINNVKIPRCYLLSSCSQSNQLHIFVDASINAYAAVAYLRAKVGNAVNCSLLASKTRVTPLKPISIPRLELMAAVLGLRLAIFIGKQLSVQVSRRIFWTDSKNVICWVRSDARKFHQFVALRVGEILEGSSAKEWRWLPSSENIADEGTKWSDVRNFDDNARWFRGPKFLAQPESSWPEGELEGATSELHHISTSTPLSPTLSVISPDVRRFSTWERLLSTQQIVLRFLRRILKFTPRSLLKLFDLRDIDAAEQILISVSQENAFSEEVKSLQNGQNIQRQSAIYKWSPYLDEVGILRVKGRIDFLEGVAVDVKRPVILPKNHTVTRLIIDFYHRKFHHHHNEIIVNEMRQRYCVGALRSMVKECAKRCQMCRNRKAKPQPPQMGSLPVERLSPFTRPFTFTGVDYFGPIDVAVGRRREKRWGVLFTCLTSRAVHIEIAASLSTETFLLMLKLFVCRRGVPKRIVSDNGTNFRGASRALISEIERVSSDDLERRHPQIEWSFIPPSAPHMGGAWERMIQSTKSILMDITHEAILREEVLRATLADIENILNSRPLTYVPLETADDDALTPNHFLLGNSSGIRESGCDDDSGPALRRCFRISNQLANQFWKRWIQEYLPCLTRRSKWFHPPIRPIEINDVVVIVDNNAKRNSWPKGIVIDLHRGKDGEARSAVVKLANGLCTRPVIKLAKLDVTNHN, from the coding sequence ATGGAAGACTCCGAACATATTAGCGTACTTATGGAAGGCAGTGAAATACCACCGGCGGCGACCATTGGTGAGGCTGACAAGCCTAGCAACGACACAGCAACTCGAATTGGATCGACATTCACAGCTGGTAGTGCACCGTATTGTCACGCATCAACGCCCACTACTCACCCTTCCACATTTACAGTACCGGGCGTGAACAACGCATCCATGATAACATCAGTTCATGGAACTCAACCGCACTACATGGTATATAGCACCAGTGCACCGCTGTTTCAAACCGCGGCGGTCAATGCATTTACAAGCACGTGTGGGCCCGGCATTGCTAATGGTGCCATACCTAACCTCACTTCGGCTGTCATGCCTTGTAGCGCGCTAACCTATCCAACGTTCGGCAATACATTTCGGCCATTTTGTTCACAGACGAATATGCATAGCCGCGTGGCACCACCACCGAATACTTCTGTTTTCATGCAGCCGAACATTATGTCATCGTGTAACCAAACGCGTGACCCCTCTTATAATGTTTTCAGCCAATATAGCACATCCGACGTCAATTTAACACCAACGCAGATTTCCAGCAGACAAGTGATAACCAAGGATTTACCGACCTTTTCCGGCAGGCCTGAGGACTGGCCCCTATTCATCACGAATTACGAGCAGTCTACCGAGCGATGTGGCTTCACTGATCAAGAAAATCTGATCAGACTACAAAAGTGTTTAAAGGGACCAGCTCTCGAAGCGGTGCGTGGTAGGTTAATGATGCCAGCAACAGTAGGTCTGGCAATCAACACATTGAGAATGCTTTATGGTAGGCCTGACATTATTCATCAAACAATGCAGATGAAATTGAGACAAGAGCCAGCAGTTAGGGCCGATAAATGGGAAACGCTCATAGCATTTTCACTTGCAGTGCAAAACTATCGCGCTACAATCCAGGCGGTAGGCCTGGCCGATTATTTAAACGATCCTGTGTTGCTTAATGACTTGATAGCCAAATTGCCAAGCGATCTAAGGCTCAATTGGGGCGGCTATCGTATGTCGCTCAGTCGCGTCGACATTGCTGTGTTTGACGATTGGCTTTTTGGACTTGCTGCATGCGCGAGTCAAGTAACAAGATGTGAGCCATCCACAACCACAGCTgcctttgaaaatattgaagtgaaGAAAGGCCGCAATTCCCACAAGGCAAGAATTTTAGTTCATGAAGTTATCGGAAAAAATGCAGAGGTAAACGCGAAGGTGACTATATGCCCAAAGTGTGGTGCCAATCATAAGCTGTCAGACTGTGCAGAATTTACTGCGCTCTCGCGAAGTGATCGATGGCTGTTTGTACGAGAGAAAAAACTTTGCTTACGCTGTTTCAATTCTCACTATGTTCGCCGATGCAATCTGAAGAATAGGTGTGGGGTTGACGGCTGCCAGATGGCACACAACGCTCTTCTGCATACACCTGTTCCCGTTAAGAGCAACGTCGGTCATGAGCAAACAGCGCTATACCACGAACGTCATTCAGGCTCACCAAAGGTGAAGCAGAACTCGCTATTCAGGTACGTCGCCGTTACTGTTCGTAGCGCATCCAAATCTGTTGACACATATGCACTCATCGACGAAGGCGCGTCTTGTACTTTAATTGAGAACGAGCTTGCAGATTACCTTGAATTGGACGGGCCGTCCGAGGCGTTGTGTCTGCGATGGACCAACGAAATTACTCAAAGCGAAAATAACTCCAAGTTTGTAAGTTTTGAGATCGCATCGACACAGTTGGGCTCTCCAAACTACTTGTTAAGAGGCGTACGCACTATTGCTCGTTTAGGCCTGCCTGTTCAAACATTGGACCGCGATACCATGGAGAAGCATGCCCATCTCAGAGGTCTACCTATACTGCCATATAACGGTGCAAGGGCTCGAATTCTTATCGGAGTCGACAACGCGAAAGTCTGTGTGCCAATTGAAGTTAAGGAGAGTAGCACCTCCAACCTGATTGCTGCTAGATGCCGGCTGGGATGGACCGTTTACGGTCGAGACACATCTGAACACGCAGTGATGCCCCGCGTGCTCCACATCTGCAGCTGCGATCCTACGAGCAAGGACCGAATGGACGAACAGATGAAGGCGTATTTTGCTATCGACGCTATCGGTGTCTATGCGCCAGCTAAACCGCTTCGGTCAAAGGATGATGAACGTGCTTTACAATTGATGGAAAAATTCACCAAGTTTTTGCCAACAGAGAAGAGATGGGAAACAAGATTGCTATGGAAACAAGACGTCGTCGATTTACCCGATTCACTTCCTATGGCGCGCCGTCGACTAATGTGCTTGGAAGCCAAGATGAAGCGGGATCCTGAACTCCACCGTTTTATCGTCGACAAAATTGACAATTACAAGAAAAAGGGTTACATACGCAAATTGGAGTCACTTGAAACATCGATAGGGGGCAGATCGTGGTACCTTCCCATATTCACGGTGCTCAacgttaacaaaaacaaaactagatTGGTATGGGACGCTGCAGCCAAAGCTGGAAATACTGCACTTAACAACATGCTGTTAAAAGGACCTGATCAGCTAAACTCGATGATGGGTATTCTTCTTCGATTCCGCGAAAGGCCCTTTGCAATATGCGGAGATTTACGCGAGATGTTTCACCAAATTAAGGTAACCAAAGAGGACCAAGTGGCGCAGAAGTTTTTATGGCGCGACGGTGAGTCTAATCGGCAGCCAGATGTATATGTCATGTGTGTGTTGACTTTCGGCGCTTCGTGTTGTCCTTCGCTAGCGAACTacgtaaaaaaccaaaatgcacAACGTTTTTCCGAAAATTATCCCGAAGCTGTACAAGCCATTATAAATAACACTTTCGTCGATGATTGGCTTCAGAGTGCAGACAATGAGGAAGAGTTATCGCGTTTGGCTACTGTTGTTCGCTGGATCCATAACGAAGGAGGTTTCGAGATGCGAAACTGGGTATCCAATTCCAAGAAAACTTTGACTGCACTCTCTGCTAACAGCACGCTACTATCCAGATGTTTTGAGGAGCCTGAAGCTATTATCGAAAAGGTGCTTGGAATGTGGTGGTTACCAGCGTCGGATGAGCTTACCTTTGTGGAAAAGTTTCCTAAAGAAGTTTTTGATGAGCACACATTTCCATCGAAGCGACAAGTTTTGCGTACAATCATGAAAATATTCGATCCCCTTGGACTGCTCGGGTATGTCATCATACAAGCAAAAATCATCCTACAGGACATTTGGCGTTCAGGCGTTAATTGGGACGAGCCTATCAGAGAGGATGATCGCAGTAACTGGTGGAACTGGTTGAAAAGAATTTCTTCGATAAACAACGTCAAAATTCCTCGGTGCTACTTACTTTCCAGCTGTAGCCAGAGTAACCAGTTGCACATTTTCGTGGATGCAAGTATCAACGCTTATGCTGCTGTGGCGTATTTGCGTGCTAAAGTTGGTAACGCGGTGAACTGTTCATTGCTGGCTTCGAAGACAAGGGTCACACCATTGAAGCCCATTTCAATACCGAGGTTGGAGTTAATGGCAGCAGTTCTGGGTCTGCGGTTGGCAATTTTTATAGGCAAGCAACTTTCTGTTCAGGTAAGCCGTAGAATTTTTTGGACAGATTCGAAAAACGTGATATGCTGGGTGCGTTCAGATGCAAGAAAGTTCCATCAATTTGTTGCGTTGCGTGTCGGCGAAATTCTTGAGGGTTCCAGCGCTAAAGAGTGGAGGTGGTTGCCATCTTCTGAAAACATCGCTGATGAGGGCACAAAATGGTCCGACGTTCGCAATTTTGACGACAATGCACGCTGGTTTCGAGGGCCAAAGTTCTTAGCCCAGCCCGAATCTAGTTGGCCTGAAGGGGAGCTAGAAGGCGCTACATCAGAGCTGCATCACATAAGTACAAGTACACCATTGTCGCCTACCCTGTCAGTAATCTCTCCAGACGTACGAAGGTTTAGCACATGGGAGAGACTGCTTTCCACACAACAAATTGTTTTGCGTTTCCTGCGCCGGATCTTGAAGTTTACGCCACGTTCGCTACTAAAACTTTTCGACTTGCGCGATATTGATGCAGCAGAGCAAATTCTTATTTCCGTAAGCCAGGAAAATGCGTTTAGCGAAGAAGTCAAAAGCCTGCAAAACGGTCAAAATATTCAACGGCAGTCTGCTATATATAAATGGTCGCCGTATCTGGACGAGGTTGGGATTCTTCGCGTGAAAGGTCGAATCGACTTCTTAGAAGGAGTAGCAGTCGATGTGAAGCGACCTGTAATACTGCCGAAAAATCATACAGTAACGCGTTTGATAATTGATTTTTACCATAGAAAATTTCACCACCATCATAATGAGATTATTGTCAATGAGATGCGCCAGCGATACTGCGTCGGTGCTTTGCGATCGATGGTAAAAGAGTGCGCCAAAAGATGCCAAATGTGTCGCAATCGTAAAGCTAAGCCGCAACCACCTCAAATGGGAAGTCTACCTGTAGAACGACTGTCACCATTTACAAGGCCATTCACGTTTACAGGAGTGGACTATTTTGGCCCTATCGACGTAGCTGTTGGCCGGCGGCGTGAAAAACGTTGGGGCGTGTTATTTACGTGCCTGACGAGTCGTGCCGTTCACATCGAGATCGCGGCGTCGTTGTCGACGGAGACATTCCTGCTAATGTTGAAATTGTTCGTGTGCCGCAGAGGAGTCCCGAAGCGCATTGTGTCAGACAACGGCACAAATTTTCGTGGTGCCAGCCGAGCACTTATCAGCGAGATAGAAAGGGTGTCATCCGATGACCTAGAGAGAAGACATCCCCAAATCGAGTGGTCCTTCATTCCGCCCTCGGCTCCTCACATGGGTGGGGCATGGGAGCGAATGATACAGtcaacaaaatcaattttaatggATATTACGCACGAAGCAATACTACGTGAAGAAGTTCTAAGGGCCACTTTAGCGGACAttgaaaatattcttaattCAAGACCTCTGACATATGTGCCCTTGGAGACTGCAGACGACGACGCGCTTACGCCCAATCACTTTTTGTTAGGAAACTCAAGCGGAATTCGCGAATCAGGTTGTGATGACGACAGTGGGCCAGCTCTCCGTCGATGCTTTCGAATTTCAAACCAGCTAGCTAACCAATTCTGGAAGCGTTGGATCCAAGAATACCTTCCGTGCCTTACTAGACGTTCTAAGTGGTTCCACCCGCCGATTCGACCTATCGAAATAAACGACGTCGTGGTCATCGTTGACAACAATGCGAAAAGGAACTCATGGCCGAAAGGAATAGTTATAGATCTCCACCGTGGAAAGGACGGAGAGGCTCGTAGCGCTGTGGTGAAACTAGCAAACGGTCTGTGCACCCGACCCGTAATTAAATTAGCAAAACTCGATGTTACTAATCACAATTGA